A genome region from Candidatus Methylomirabilis tolerans includes the following:
- a CDS encoding molybdenum cofactor biosynthesis protein, which yields MAMKPMKALLDLEAGMRIVMDAAQPIERTEQATLLEAVGRVLAEEVCASMDVPPFTRAAMDGYAVRAEDTFGAGNFSPRILELIEVIHAGESACLSVRSGSCIQVATGAPMPDGADAVVMVEDTELDGDKVRVYKPVYPQQHASPMGEDIKAGSLVLQRGMRLDPSKIGVLAALGFQKVAVYQRPLIAVIPSGNEILLAGEVLSPGKIYDINSYTLSALISENGGIPHIFPIMKDTLESAISTIREALSYDLIVLSGGSSVGERDMMVEAVQRMGEVKFHGIAVKPGKPTLCGIVEGHLLLGMPGYPTSCLTNGYGILAPALRKMARLGRSAPASLKAPMARRYTSTIGRHQYLPVRLDGGEVVPVFKESGAITSMADAEGYIEIPANVDLLEKGEVVEVLLF from the coding sequence ATGGCAATGAAACCGATGAAGGCGCTCCTCGACCTGGAGGCGGGGATGCGAATCGTCATGGACGCGGCCCAGCCGATAGAGCGGACCGAGCAGGCGACGCTGCTCGAGGCGGTGGGGCGGGTTCTGGCTGAAGAGGTCTGCGCGTCTATGGATGTGCCGCCGTTTACGCGGGCAGCCATGGACGGGTATGCCGTCAGGGCGGAGGATACGTTCGGTGCCGGGAACTTTTCACCCAGGATCCTGGAGCTGATTGAGGTCATTCACGCCGGGGAGTCCGCCTGCCTCAGCGTCCGCTCGGGGAGCTGCATCCAGGTGGCAACGGGTGCCCCGATGCCCGATGGCGCCGATGCCGTTGTGATGGTGGAAGACACGGAGCTCGACGGCGACAAGGTGAGGGTCTACAAGCCTGTCTATCCGCAACAACACGCCTCACCGATGGGCGAGGACATCAAGGCGGGCAGCCTTGTCCTGCAGCGTGGGATGCGTCTGGATCCGAGCAAGATCGGCGTACTGGCGGCCCTCGGGTTCCAAAAGGTTGCGGTCTATCAGAGGCCGCTGATTGCGGTGATTCCTTCCGGCAATGAAATCCTCTTAGCCGGAGAGGTACTCAGTCCCGGGAAGATCTATGACATCAACTCTTATACCCTCTCCGCGCTGATCAGCGAGAACGGCGGCATTCCGCACATCTTTCCAATCATGAAGGACACATTGGAGTCGGCGATCTCGACGATCCGAGAGGCCCTCTCGTACGACCTCATCGTCCTGTCCGGTGGCAGCTCTGTGGGCGAGCGGGACATGATGGTCGAGGCGGTGCAGCGGATGGGGGAGGTGAAGTTTCACGGCATCGCCGTTAAGCCGGGAAAACCCACCCTATGCGGCATTGTGGAAGGCCATCTGTTACTCGGGATGCCGGGCTATCCTACGTCATGCCTGACTAACGGGTATGGAATCCTGGCCCCTGCACTCCGGAAGATGGCAAGGCTGGGCCGATCGGCTCCCGCTTCGCTGAAAGCCCCGATGGCTCGCCGGTACACCTCAACGATTGGGCGACATCAATACCTGCCTGTCCGCCTGGATGGCGGGGAGGTCGTCCCGGTCTTCAAAGAGTCTGGCGCCATTACCTCGATGGCTGACGCAGAGGGGTATATTGAGATCCCCGCCAATGTGGACCTCCTCGAGAAGGGAGAAGTGGTGGAGGTTCTTCTGTTTTGA